From Synechococcus sp. MW101C3, a single genomic window includes:
- a CDS encoding branched-chain amino acid transaminase, translated as MQKFLPYAWFGGRCVPFGEATISVATHALHYGTGAFGGMRALPNPADPNEILLFRADRHTRRLSQSARLLLAELPEATILDAIQQFLQANRPTTPIYLRPFVYTSDLGIAPRLHDIETDFLIYGIELGDYLSPDGVSCRISSWCRQEDRSLPLRGKISGAYITSSLAKTEAVKSGFDEALLLNSRGKVSEASGMNLFMVRDGVLITPGVDQDILEGITRASILELAQAMGIPTLERAVDKTELFVADEVFLSGTAARVTPVRRVETTDLAGPRPIMEKLRSALTAITEGRDPAYEHWVTRVRLDG; from the coding sequence ATGCAGAAGTTTCTTCCTTACGCCTGGTTCGGCGGCCGCTGTGTTCCCTTCGGTGAAGCCACGATTTCAGTGGCCACCCACGCCCTCCATTACGGAACCGGCGCGTTCGGCGGCATGCGGGCCCTGCCCAACCCGGCAGATCCCAACGAGATCCTGCTGTTCCGCGCCGATCGGCACACGCGCCGCCTCTCCCAGAGCGCGCGGCTGCTGTTGGCCGAGCTGCCGGAGGCCACGATTCTCGATGCGATTCAGCAGTTCCTGCAGGCGAACCGACCCACCACCCCGATCTATCTGCGGCCGTTCGTGTATACCAGCGATCTGGGAATCGCGCCACGCCTCCACGACATCGAGACAGATTTCCTGATCTACGGCATCGAACTCGGCGATTACCTCTCCCCCGATGGGGTGAGCTGCCGCATCAGCAGTTGGTGCCGCCAGGAGGACCGCTCCCTGCCCTTGCGCGGGAAGATCAGCGGCGCGTACATCACCAGCTCCCTGGCCAAAACTGAAGCGGTCAAGAGCGGCTTTGATGAAGCGCTGCTGCTCAACAGCCGCGGCAAGGTAAGCGAAGCCAGCGGCATGAACCTGTTCATGGTGCGCGACGGCGTGCTGATCACCCCCGGCGTCGACCAGGACATCCTCGAGGGGATCACCCGCGCCAGCATCCTCGAGCTGGCGCAGGCCATGGGCATCCCCACCCTGGAACGCGCGGTCGACAAAACGGAGCTGTTCGTCGCCGACGAGGTGTTCCTCAGCGGCACCGCCGCCCGGGTCACGCCAGTGCGCCGGGTGGAAACAACGGATCTGGCTGGACCGCGGCCGATCATGGAGAAGCTGCGCAGCGCCCTCACCGCGATCACCGAGGGCCGCGATCCGGCCTACGAGCACTGGGTGACCCGCGTGCGGCTCGATGGGTAA
- the metH gene encoding methionine synthase, whose translation MTAAVQQAGAPATQRMGFLERLHAPERPVLVFDGATGTSLQQMDLSAADFGGAALEGCNEQLVFTRPDAVQAVHRQFLEAGCDVIETNTFGAASIVLAEYGLEDQAFTINKRAAELARACAAEYSSPAKPRFVAGSMGPTTKLPTLGHIDFDTMRDAFREQAEGLIAGDVDLLIVETCQDVLQIKAALQGIEAAFSATGQRRPLMVSVTMETTGTMLVGSDIAAVVSILEPFPIDVLGLNCATGPEQMKEHMRYLSEHSPFVVSCIPNAGLPENVGGVAHYRLTPLELKLQLMHFVNDLGVQVIGGCCGTTPAHIAALSELTADLLPRQRAVRRPEQRLERPAFHYEPAAASIYGVTPYHQDNSFLIIGERLNASGSRKVRDLLNAEDWDGLVAVARGQVKENAHVLDVNVDYVGRDGERDMHELVSRLVTNVNLPLMLDSTEWQKMEAGLKVAGGKCLLNSTNYEDGDERFFKVLELARRYGAAVVIGTIDEEGMARTAERKFAIAQRAYRDALEFGIPAHEIFYDPLALPISTGIEEDRLNGAATIEAIRRIRSELPGVHVVLGVSNISFGLSPAARITLNSVFLHACCAAGMDAAIISPAKILPLIKISEEHQQVCRDLIADARRFDGDVCVYDPLTTLSTLFEGVSAREARDAGPQLADLEVEKRLTQHIIDGERIGLEASLNEALAKYPPLQIINTFLLDGMKVVGELFGSGQMQLPFVLQSAETMKFAVAFLEPFMERVEGESSAKAKFLIATVKGDVHDIGKNLVDIILTNNGYEVVNLGIKQSVEAIIEAQKLHQADCIAMSGLLVKSTAFMKDNLQAFNEAGIQVPVILGGAALTPRFVNKDCRAVYRGQVIYGRDAFADLRFMDALVEAKQNNRWSDAEGFSGEIPPGLGLERGEDTADDATTTAPAGTEGAPAPAAPGSAAAAQTVPDAEDPAAAAVVPETPSSAAGPLNDHRSEAVPEEATIQPPFLGSRVLDEQAIPLAEVFGYLDRNALFAGQWQLRKTQQQSRDDYEQMLAAKAEPVLQHWMQRCVEEKLLTPRVAYGYFPCGRLGNALVVFDPAAPERELGRFELPRQRGGNRYCVADFYRDLRQGRPTDVLPMQAVTMGEKATGFARELFAADRYTDYLYFHGLGVQMAEALAEWTHARIRRELGFVAEEPSALRDVLAQRYRGSRYSFGYPACPNVADSRPQLQWLGAERIGLSMDESDQLEPEQSTTALVALHSQARYFSA comes from the coding sequence ATGACGGCAGCGGTGCAGCAGGCAGGGGCGCCAGCGACCCAGCGCATGGGGTTTCTGGAGCGTCTCCACGCACCTGAGCGGCCGGTGCTGGTGTTTGACGGGGCCACCGGCACCTCACTCCAGCAGATGGATCTCAGCGCCGCCGACTTCGGTGGCGCAGCCCTGGAGGGGTGCAACGAGCAGCTGGTGTTCACCCGGCCGGATGCCGTGCAAGCCGTGCACCGCCAGTTCCTGGAGGCCGGCTGTGATGTGATCGAAACCAATACCTTCGGCGCTGCCTCGATCGTGCTGGCCGAATACGGCCTGGAAGACCAGGCCTTCACGATCAACAAGCGGGCGGCCGAACTGGCCCGCGCCTGCGCTGCTGAATACAGCAGCCCCGCCAAACCCCGCTTCGTGGCCGGCTCGATGGGGCCCACCACCAAGTTGCCCACGCTTGGGCACATCGACTTCGACACGATGCGCGACGCCTTCCGGGAGCAGGCGGAAGGCCTGATTGCGGGCGACGTGGACCTGCTGATCGTGGAAACGTGCCAGGACGTGCTGCAGATCAAGGCTGCCCTGCAGGGAATTGAAGCGGCCTTCAGCGCCACCGGGCAGCGGCGGCCGCTGATGGTGTCGGTCACGATGGAAACCACCGGCACCATGCTCGTGGGCTCCGACATCGCCGCGGTGGTGTCGATCCTGGAGCCGTTCCCGATCGATGTGCTCGGCCTCAACTGCGCCACCGGGCCCGAGCAGATGAAGGAGCACATGCGCTACCTGAGCGAGCACAGTCCGTTCGTGGTGAGTTGCATTCCCAACGCCGGGCTGCCCGAAAACGTGGGCGGCGTGGCCCACTACCGGCTGACACCGCTGGAGCTGAAGCTGCAGCTGATGCACTTCGTCAATGATCTCGGCGTGCAGGTGATCGGCGGTTGCTGCGGCACCACCCCAGCCCACATCGCAGCCCTCTCCGAGCTCACCGCCGATCTGCTACCCCGCCAGCGGGCCGTGCGGCGTCCGGAGCAACGGCTGGAGCGGCCGGCTTTCCACTACGAACCTGCGGCCGCCTCGATTTATGGCGTCACTCCATACCACCAGGACAACTCGTTCCTGATCATCGGTGAGCGGCTCAACGCCAGTGGCTCGCGCAAGGTGCGTGATCTGCTCAACGCAGAAGACTGGGACGGGCTGGTGGCCGTGGCACGCGGCCAGGTGAAGGAAAACGCCCACGTGCTCGACGTCAACGTTGATTATGTGGGCCGCGACGGTGAGCGTGACATGCATGAGCTGGTCAGCCGGCTGGTCACGAACGTGAACCTGCCGCTGATGCTCGATTCCACCGAGTGGCAGAAGATGGAAGCCGGCCTGAAGGTGGCAGGCGGGAAATGTCTGCTGAACTCCACCAACTACGAAGATGGGGATGAGCGCTTCTTCAAGGTGCTCGAACTGGCGCGGCGCTACGGCGCTGCCGTGGTGATCGGCACGATTGATGAAGAGGGGATGGCGCGCACCGCCGAGCGCAAGTTCGCCATTGCCCAGCGCGCCTATCGCGATGCCCTGGAATTCGGCATTCCAGCGCACGAAATCTTCTACGACCCCCTGGCGCTGCCGATCTCCACCGGCATCGAGGAAGACCGCCTCAATGGAGCCGCCACGATCGAGGCGATCCGCCGCATCCGCAGCGAGCTTCCTGGCGTGCACGTGGTGCTGGGGGTGAGCAACATCAGCTTCGGGCTGTCACCAGCGGCGCGGATCACGCTCAACTCCGTGTTTCTGCACGCGTGCTGTGCCGCCGGCATGGATGCGGCGATCATCAGCCCGGCCAAGATCCTGCCGCTGATCAAGATCAGCGAGGAACACCAACAGGTATGCCGTGATCTGATCGCCGATGCACGACGTTTCGACGGGGATGTCTGCGTCTACGACCCGCTCACCACGCTCAGCACCCTGTTCGAGGGGGTGAGCGCCCGGGAAGCACGCGACGCGGGGCCGCAGCTGGCGGATCTGGAGGTGGAGAAACGCCTCACCCAGCACATCATCGATGGGGAGCGCATCGGCCTCGAAGCTTCACTCAACGAAGCCCTCGCCAAGTACCCGCCGCTGCAGATCATCAACACCTTCCTGCTCGATGGCATGAAGGTGGTGGGTGAGCTGTTCGGTTCCGGCCAGATGCAGTTGCCCTTCGTGTTGCAGAGCGCTGAGACGATGAAGTTCGCCGTGGCGTTCCTTGAACCCTTCATGGAACGGGTGGAAGGGGAGAGTAGCGCCAAGGCCAAGTTTCTGATCGCCACGGTAAAAGGTGACGTTCATGACATCGGCAAGAATCTGGTGGACATCATTCTCACCAACAACGGTTATGAGGTGGTGAATCTCGGCATCAAGCAGTCGGTGGAAGCGATCATCGAAGCCCAGAAGCTGCACCAGGCCGATTGTATCGCCATGAGCGGCCTCCTGGTGAAGTCCACCGCCTTCATGAAAGACAACCTCCAGGCCTTCAATGAGGCGGGCATTCAGGTGCCGGTGATTCTTGGTGGGGCGGCGCTGACACCCCGATTCGTCAACAAGGATTGCCGCGCGGTCTACCGGGGTCAGGTGATCTACGGCCGGGATGCCTTCGCCGACCTGCGCTTCATGGACGCGCTGGTGGAGGCCAAGCAGAACAATCGCTGGAGTGATGCGGAAGGCTTCAGCGGTGAGATTCCGCCCGGACTTGGGCTGGAGCGCGGTGAAGACACGGCCGATGACGCCACGACAACCGCCCCCGCCGGTACGGAAGGGGCACCGGCACCGGCAGCTCCGGGATCAGCAGCAGCGGCCCAGACAGTCCCTGATGCCGAGGACCCAGCGGCTGCCGCAGTCGTGCCAGAGACGCCATCCAGCGCAGCAGGGCCGCTCAACGACCATCGCTCCGAGGCCGTTCCAGAAGAGGCCACCATCCAGCCGCCGTTCCTGGGCAGCCGCGTGCTCGATGAACAGGCGATTCCGTTGGCTGAGGTATTCGGCTACCTGGATCGCAACGCCCTGTTCGCCGGGCAGTGGCAGTTGCGCAAGACGCAGCAGCAGAGCCGCGACGACTACGAGCAGATGCTGGCGGCCAAGGCCGAACCGGTGTTGCAGCACTGGATGCAGCGCTGCGTGGAGGAGAAGTTGCTCACTCCACGGGTGGCCTACGGCTACTTCCCCTGTGGCCGGCTCGGCAACGCGCTGGTGGTCTTCGATCCGGCCGCGCCTGAGCGGGAGCTGGGCCGTTTCGAGCTGCCGCGCCAGAGGGGCGGCAACCGCTACTGCGTCGCCGATTTCTACCGCGACCTCCGCCAGGGGCGGCCCACCGATGTGCTGCCGATGCAGGCCGTCACGATGGGGGAGAAGGCCACAGGGTTTGCGCGCGAACTCTTCGCCGCCGATCGCTACACCGACTATCTCTATTTCCACGGTCTGGGGGTGCAGATGGCAGAAGCGCTGGCCGAGTGGACCCATGCACGCATCCGACGCGAACTGGGCTTCGTCGCCGAGGAACCCAGCGCCCTGCGCGATGTGCTTGCCCAGCGCTATCGCGGCAGCCGCTACTCCTTCGGCTATCCCGCCTGCCCCAACGTGGCCGATTCCCGTCCCCAGCTGCAGTGGCTGGGGGCGGAGCGCATCGGGCTGAGCATGGACGAAAGCGACCAGTTGGAGCCCGAGCAGAGCACCACCGCCCTGGTGGCCCTGCACAGCCAGGCGCGCTACTTCAGCGCCTGA
- a CDS encoding DUF4090 family protein, translating to MAIAGPDGVDAAIAAGLDLDGSPIPAEMLSLYREVMALEAQRARSGVKKSMRNRVVKTGAKHFDQASLDARLKAAGWDGLKDKEIAFFYG from the coding sequence ATGGCCATTGCCGGACCTGACGGAGTGGATGCGGCCATCGCAGCCGGACTCGACCTTGACGGCTCGCCGATTCCGGCCGAGATGCTGAGCCTGTACCGCGAGGTGATGGCACTGGAGGCCCAACGGGCCCGCAGCGGCGTGAAGAAATCGATGCGCAACCGGGTGGTGAAAACCGGGGCCAAGCATTTCGATCAGGCCAGCCTTGATGCCCGCCTCAAGGCCGCCGGCTGGGATGGCCTCAAGGACAAGGAAATCGCCTTCTTCTACGGCTGA
- a CDS encoding DUF2237 family protein, giving the protein MISARSVEPRSSSAPVVARNVLGETLEICGCTPRTGWYRDGFCRTDSSDTGRHTVCCVVNDVFLRYSRSRGNDLSTPMPAYGFPGLQPGNHWCICAARWLEAYQDGVAPPVRLEATEASALEVIPLELLKELAHVG; this is encoded by the coding sequence ATGATTTCGGCACGATCCGTGGAACCGCGTTCTTCTTCAGCGCCAGTGGTGGCCCGCAATGTGCTCGGTGAGACGCTTGAGATCTGCGGATGCACACCCCGCACCGGCTGGTACCGCGATGGTTTCTGCCGTACCGACAGCAGCGACACGGGACGCCACACCGTCTGCTGTGTGGTGAACGATGTCTTCCTGCGCTACAGCCGTTCCCGCGGCAACGACCTTTCCACACCGATGCCGGCCTACGGCTTTCCGGGTCTTCAGCCCGGAAACCACTGGTGCATCTGTGCCGCCCGCTGGCTGGAGGCCTACCAGGACGGGGTGGCGCCGCCGGTGCGGCTGGAGGCCACGGAAGCGTCTGCACTTGAGGTGATCCCGCTGGAGTTGCTGAAGGAGCTGGCCCACGTGGGGTGA
- a CDS encoding SDR family NAD(P)-dependent oxidoreductase → MPPLPSRPSLSSWNGHALVVGAGGIGRALVQALAERAPGLCLWGASRRGWPARPGEPQLGARALQLDLCADASLQAAAATLQAQAGTLRLVINTAGLLHDGPALQPEKRLSQLNRAALERVFAVNAYGPILLAQALEPLLPAAEPALFASLSARVGSIGDNGLGGWYGYRSAKAAQNQLLRCLALEWRRRRPLATVTLLHPGTTATDLSAPFSSGVPPERLFSPERTAHHLLDVLELQGPEQSGSFLAWDGSPVPW, encoded by the coding sequence TTGCCCCCGCTCCCGTCCCGGCCGTCCCTCAGCAGCTGGAACGGCCATGCCCTGGTGGTGGGTGCCGGCGGCATCGGCCGCGCCCTGGTGCAGGCCCTGGCCGAGCGGGCCCCCGGGCTCTGCCTCTGGGGCGCCAGCCGCCGCGGCTGGCCTGCCCGGCCGGGAGAGCCGCAGCTGGGCGCGCGCGCCCTGCAGCTCGACCTCTGCGCGGACGCCAGTCTGCAGGCCGCTGCCGCCACGCTGCAGGCCCAGGCCGGCACCTTGCGCCTCGTGATCAACACGGCGGGCCTCCTGCACGACGGCCCGGCTCTGCAACCGGAAAAGCGGCTCAGCCAGCTGAACCGCGCCGCCCTGGAGCGAGTGTTCGCGGTGAATGCCTACGGTCCGATTCTGCTGGCCCAGGCCCTGGAGCCGCTGCTGCCGGCCGCAGAGCCGGCGCTGTTCGCCAGCCTGTCGGCACGGGTCGGCAGCATCGGCGACAACGGGCTGGGGGGCTGGTACGGCTACCGCAGTGCCAAGGCCGCCCAGAATCAGTTGCTGCGTTGCCTGGCCCTGGAGTGGCGCCGCCGCCGACCCCTCGCCACCGTGACCCTGCTGCATCCCGGCACCACGGCCACCGATCTCTCAGCGCCTTTCAGCAGCGGCGTGCCGCCGGAGCGCCTGTTCAGCCCCGAGCGAACCGCCCACCACCTCCTGGACGTGCTGGAACTGCAGGGGCCGGAGCAGAGCGGCAGCTTCCTGGCCTGGGACGGGAGCCCGGTTCCGTGGTGA